The Salvelinus namaycush isolate Seneca chromosome 31, SaNama_1.0, whole genome shotgun sequence genomic interval taatcgagaatttcaataagcatttctctacggctggccatgctttccacctggctaccccaaccccggccaacagctctgcaccacctgcagcaactggcccaagcccccctgcttctccttcacccaaatccagacagttGATGTTTTGTGAGAGCTGcgaaatctggatccctacaaatcagctgggctagacaatctggaccatcTCTTCCTGAAAtgatctgccgccattgttgcaacccctattactagtctgttcaacctctctttcatatcgtctgagattcctccccctcttcactttagacccaaactgttacagaccaataaccatcctgccctgcctttctaaagtctttgagagccaagtgaacaaacagatcactgaccatttagaatcccaccgtaccttatacgctatgcaatccggtttccgagctggtcatgggtgcacctcagccacgctcaaggtcctaaacaatattataaccaccattgataagagacaatactgtgcagctgtgttcatcgacctagccaaggcttttgactcttgtcaatcaccacattcttatcggcagactcaacagccttggtttctctaatgactgcctcgtctggttcaccaactacttctcagatagagttcagtgtgtcaaatcggagggcctgttgtccggacctctggaagtctctatgggggtgccacagggttcaattctcgggccgactcttttctctgtatatgtcaatgatgtcactcttgctgcgggtgattctttgatccacctgctatgcagacgacaccattctgtatacatctggcctttctttggacactgtgttaacaaatctccaaacgagcttcaacgccatacaactctccttctgtggccgccaactgctcttaaatgcaagtaaaacaaaatgcatgctcttcaaccgatcgctgcccgcacccacctgCCCGTCCattatcactactctggacagttctgacttaaaatatgtggacaactacaaatacttaggtgtctggttagactgtaaactctccttccagactcacattaagcatctccagtccaaaattaaatctagaatcagcttcctatttcacagcaaagcatccttcactcatgctgccaaacatatcttcgtaaaactgactatcctaccgatccttgacttcggcaatgtcatttacaaaatagcctccaacactctactcagcaaactggatgcagtctatcacagtaccatccgttttgtcaccatagccccatgtactacccatcactgtgacctgtatgctctcgttggctggtcctcgctacttatttgtcgccaaacctactggctccaggtcatgtataagtctttgctaggtaaacccccgccttatctcagctcactggtcaccatagcagcacccacacgtagcacgcgctccaccaggtatatttcactggtcacccccataGCCAATtcatcctttggccgcctttccttccagttatctgctgccaatgactggaacaaactgcaaaaatcactgaagctggagactcatatctccctcactagctttatgcaccaactgtcagagcagctcacagatcactgcacctgtatgtagcccatctgtaaatagcccatccaactacctcatccccatactgttatttatttgattttgctcctttgcaccccagtatctctacttgcacacccatcttctgcacatttatcactccagtgtttaattgctatattgtaattatttagccactatggcctattcattgccttacctcccttatcctacctcatttatacacactgtatatagactttttctattgtattattgactgtatatttgttattccatgtgtaactctgtgttgtttatgTCGCACTGCTTGCTTTAACCTTGGCCAGGTTactgttgtaaatgagaacttgttctcaactagcctacctgtttaaataaaggtgaaaaaataaaaataaaaaagagcagtggttcccaactagGCActtgagggggtacttcaggggtactccgggcagagcaaaattcagttggtggtacagtaagcaaaaaaggttgggaaccactgaactACCTTTAGAGAGAGGGTACCTTCAGAGAGTTAGATACAAGCCAGTAAGCAAATAAGCAAAGTTCACACACACCTTAACTCAAAGTTCTTTATGCATTGAGCAAAGGTTTCAGCACACGCCTATTATAGACAGAAGGCACAAACATGACTTTACCAGGGGTCAACAAGTTGAGCCAGGAGAGAGTATAGATGGTGGATTAGAGTTAGCCATCCACACCGTTACAAAGTAGCTTACATTAGTGAATATGTTGTGAAAATGACCACATAACTTAGTCCTCAAATCAGGGTATTTTATTTCCCCAACTTTGTGTGTATGTTTTTTATGCTACATCTTACATTCAAATAGGATGTAAAGTAAATTCTATTCATGGATAGAATAGATTTCTGTTTCTAGACAACTTAAACCCTGTAAATACAGTGCCTTACTTTCAAACAACATTCAGACCCAGACAGAGTTGTGAAAACCCCCTAAAAACAATCCTCATATTTCCCTGACTGACACAGGGAGTCGAGGGTGAGGTACAGAATGAAGCACCTCAAGAGGTTTAAAGCACATTTGTGTTATATTTCCTAACAGCAAGACTAAGTCTTTAGCCTACAATTCACCATAAAATCTGGACAGTGTGAGTAATATCTCTTCTGAGGCAACATggcattaaagggatagttcacaatTTTTTGTGTATTTTCAACTTCCCTACGGTGTTACCTAGGGTGTCCAGGTTCTTCCCTAGgtaagtaaaaaataatatacaATTTCCAGAAGTGAACTTTCCCTTTAAAAAATGTGTTGGTCATCATAAGAACAAGGCAGTCTTATAAAGGTTGTGTTCCCCTGTTCAGacattgcatgcatcaaccaatggttgcgtgccacgtcaTAGACTGTGCAGTCAGGCACCAGATTGCTAtgacatatgatgtggttagctgatatgtaAAATACTTATCCAGGCATTGTAAGATCTGACATGCGTCAGCAATGTCTGAGTAGGGAACAGAACCTTTATGACTACCGTTTGTCATCACTTTTAAACGTTAACCCTTTATACTGACCTTGCCATGACCGCACAAAGAatagaaaaaaattataataatatatatatacatacacactgcacAGTCATATCGGGAGAGTATATTCACTTGGTCAGTTGAAAAGTGAAAACACAACTTTTAAAAATACAACAAAATTGCACAGGTATAAACACTTCAAAGTTCAAttgtaataataaaaaaatccatATGAGGTGGCAAATTTGTACAATTATTTTGGTGTTCAGCATTCACTTGCTAATTGAACTTCAACAATTAAAAAACGATTATAATTTGGAAAATCAGCTAATTAATTCATAGCACTTGATTATAAATGTCACACCTTTTTCTTTGTTTACTTAACAAAGAATATGAAAAGGAAACCCATGAATTCGCGATGGTGAATATTATATTTGTATATAATGGTTTATATTTGTTTTAGCTTTGGTCGGGAGATGTGGAAACATGAAAGTAACTGCTCCTTGATCAATCTGAAATTATAGCGCTTTAAAAGCATAGCTTCATGTCTCTGGTCAGTGTCCAAGTTGCGTGCATGCAAACGGGTGTTCCTGGGCAGACAGCCTGCTACTGTGTGTGTACAAATGTTTGTTCTTGGGCAGACAGCCTGCAACTGGAACAAACCATCCTCGTCCTCCCCTTTTTCTGAGTCTACTTGGTGTGGTCCTGTACCCACTGGCAGAGCCTAAGGCAGTAAGAGGTGGGGCTGACGGTGGAGAAGGCCTGCCCTGGGTGCCGCAGTCTCTTCCACCAATGCTCCAGCCTCTTCTTGAAGCTGTAGACAGTGAAGATGTCAATGATGCCCACAAAGTAGCGATGCTCCGGTCCGTCAATGACGTGTAGCGGGTTCTTGAAGTTGGGCAGCAGCCGGCGGTTCTGGGCCTGGAAGTCCCTGAGCACCATCGAATCTGTGACCGACCCGGCCGGCTGCTCAGTACAGGTTCTCCCGGAAAGGGCACTGCCCGGGTCACTTCCTCCCCGTGACTCGGCAATGCTGCAACTTCCTGTCCCGCCATCCATCTCTGACACCAACAGCGTGGAGTCTTCCTCTGGGACCACCCCTGGAACAGTGGGCATGCCCGCATGGGTGGGGCTTGAGCCAGTGATCACTGACCTGAGAGGTTAAAGCGGAGAGGGGGTAACCAGAGTTAATAGAAACCAACAACCATCTGAAAAggttaaagaggagagggggtaacCAGAGTTAATAGAAACCAACAGCCATCTGAAAAggttaaagaggagagggggtaacCAGAGTTAATAGAAACCAACAACCATCTGAAAAggttaaagaggagagggggtaacCAGAGTTAATAGACACCAACAGCCATCTGAAAAggttaaagaggagagggggtaacCAGAGTTAATAGAAACCAACAACCATCTGAAAAggttaaagaggagagggggtaacCAGAGTTAATAGAAACCAACAACCATCTGAAAAggtt includes:
- the pip5kl1 gene encoding phosphatidylinositol 4-phosphate 5-kinase-like protein 1 isoform X2; the protein is MEHLEKYPHSLLVKFLGVHRINISHRRKKYFIVMQSVFYPDDRINARYDIKGCEVSRWTDPAPEGSQVIVVLKDLNFKGQYITLDQQRPWLLRQVEIDTSFLQRLNVLDYSLLVGHQPLHQDERHQGLSFATLIMRTKKSVITGSSPTHAGMPTVPGVVPEEDSTLLVSEMDGGTGSCSIAESRGGSDPGSALSGRTCTEQPAGSVTDSMVLRDFQAQNRRLLPNFKNPLHVIDGPEHRYFVGIIDIFTVYSFKKRLEHWWKRLRHPGQAFSTVSPTSYCLRLCQWVQDHTK